From a region of the Besnoitia besnoiti strain Bb-Ger1 chromosome I, whole genome shotgun sequence genome:
- a CDS encoding hypothetical protein (encoded by transcript BESB_003340) encodes MAEIYTEAGRILTAMETRSMGLRAALYEGGRGDKHNPLIPKVCALVCRTLEHKRELEGLLLSTGLLREASCAKGQEPGLSGEGDDDIRFLEKHRGLVFAMAFDFLFGRKKILGGGRCKRLVVERLQALRRDLLARGVAAAAERGGRSKRARSEGESASAADGEAPDARRRKGKKQRRERDADDASVALDPLLPCCGLRVAAASSRLLLHSAFVREGLVAMQDRASSLAAIAAEVTPGDVVLDACAAPGSKTLHVLDRLRGRGRLVALERDRTRAAALLRRLLRQGGLDGPFTDARCLPRSRLSASASAPSPDSSKKGMRARDADGGDCEATRGVGEGGTRVYEAYAQYATRRPLYFTRASAATSAEESTSPDSSGASTPRPSSSPSPSAPAPGADGLPALLVEVRVVDFLSISGALPPFCFVQKMLLDPSCSGSGLPLHLSHSQIDLPSSSSVSSASRVSSSSSSAASRTSRAPAQASSRPADLAASASPASLGFCALPPLDALSRLSPPPWHLSRVRQLASFQRRLLTHALTQFPRLTVCCYSTCSSYVEENEAVVDYALASLRGDQESREKRAHADDAEAGGAWRLRRGREVDTRWFPSPELLKRMTQKLRQEVERGGDEAPDAARDDAPRIQQTRSSSEGGAQPAKEIETWREALQTFGPCCIRSSPGTHCCRGFFLARLERAPPAASESELWQEGSNGNSEGKERRVLGLQADSAKQRDGEPAGRRGWRQSEARHDATGAGAAATAPPAARKDTNPAKKTSRSRAAFQKGKLKKGLIIH; translated from the exons ATGGCGGAAATATACACCGAGGCCGGCCGCATTCTGACGGCCATGGAGACCCGAAGCATgggcctccgcgctgcgctctacgagggaggacgaggcgacaAACACAACCCGCTTATTCCCAAG GTTTGCGCTCTCGTCTGTCGGACTCTGGAGCACAAGCGCGAGCTCGAGGGCCTTCTCCTTTCGACCGgtcttctgcgcgaggcgtccTGCGCTAAGGGGCAAGAACCTGGACTCAGTGGAGAGGGCGATGACGACATCCGCTTCCTTGAGAAGCACCGCGGCTTGGTCTTCGCGATGGCGTTCGACTTTCTCTTTGGCCGCAAAAAGATCCTCGGGGGCGGGCGATGCAAGCGGCTAGTCGTggagcgcctccaggcgctccgccgcgacctGCTAGCCCGGGGcgtggcggcagccgcagagcgaggagggcgttcgaagcgcgcgcggagtGAAGGCGAAtctgcttccgcggccgacggcgaagcTCCAGATGCGCGCAGACGGAAGGGCaagaagcagcgccgcgagcgagacgcagacg ATGCGTCGGTTGCTCTCGATCCACTGCTGCCCTGCTgcgggctgcgcgtcgcggcggcgtcctcgcgcctcctgctgcactccgcatttgtccgcgagggcctcgtGGCCATGCAGGATCGCGCGAGTTCGCTGGCGGCCATCGCCGCCGAAGTCACGCCGGGAGACGTCGTCCtagacgcctgcgcagccccCGGCAGCAAGACGCTGCACGTGCTTG AtcggctgcgaggccgcggaagactAGTTGCGCTGGAGCGCGACCgcacgcgtgcggcggcgctccttcgtcgtctgctgcgtcagGGCGGCCTCGACGGTCCGTTCACCGACGCGCGGTGTctgccgcggtcgcgtctctcggcttcggcttccgcgccgtcgcctgacTCTTCGAAAAAGGGGatgcgggcgcgcgacgcggacggcggagactgcgaagCAACCCGAGGGGTGGGCGAGGGGGGCACCCGCGTCTATGAGGCCTACGCTCAGTACGCGACTCGGCGACCCCTCTACTTCACACGAGCCAGTGCGGCGACAAGCGCGGAGGAGTCGACGTCTCCGGACTCGTCGGGGGCTTCGACACCGCGGCCATCTTCTTCaccgtcgccttccgcgcctgcgcccggcgCGGACGGCCTTCCCGCGCTCTTGGTGGAGGTGCGCGTGGTCGACTTTCTGAGTATCTCTGGCGCGTTGCCGCCCTTCTGCTTCGTTCAGAAGATGCTTCTCGATCCCTCCTGCTCGGGCAGCGGCCTGCCGCTACACCTGTCACATTCGCAAATCGATCTCCCTTCCAgctcgtctgtctcttcggcctcgcgcgtctcgtcctcgtcttcttcggctgcgtcgcggacgtcgcgggcgcctgcgcaggcctctTCTCGCCCAGCAGACCTagcggcctcggcctcgcctgcctcgctggGCTTCTGCGCGCTGCCACCGCTGGAtgcgctctcgcggctctctccgcccccctggcacctctcgcgcgtgcggcagctcgcgagcttccagcggcgcctgctgacGCACGCGCTGACGCAGTTTCCGCGGCTCACCGTCTGCTGCTACTCGACCTGCTCCTCGTACGTCGAGGAGAACGAGGCAGTCGTGGACTACGCCTTGGCCAGTCTGCGTGGCGACCAGGAGAGCAGGGAGAAGcgggcgcacgcagacgacgcagaggcaggggGTGCCTGGAGgctgcgacgcggccgcgaagtCGACACGCGCTGGTTCCCCTCGCCGGAGCTCCTGAAACGGATGACGCAGAAGCTGCGCCAGGAagtcgagcgcggcggcgacgaggcgccggacgcggcgcgcgacgacgcgccgcgcatacaacagacgcgcagcagcagcgaaggcggggCGCAGCCTGCGAAGGAGATCGAGACctggagagaggcgctgcagacttTTGGGCCCTGCTGCATTCGCTCGAGCCCCGGCACGCACTGTTGCCGAGGCTTTTTCCTGGCGCGGCTGGAAAGGGcaccgccggcagcgagcgagTCAGAACTTTGGCAGGAAGGAAGCAACGGGAATTCAGAGGGCAAGGAAAGGCGAGTCCTTGGACTGCAGGCAGACTCGGCCAAAcagcgagacggcgagccggcaggcaggcgcgggtGGCGGCAGTCAGAGGCGCGCCACGATGCGACCGGGGCCGGTGCGGCGGCTACCGCCCCGCCCGCAGCCCGGAAGGACACGAACCCAGCGAAAAAGACGAGCCGATCGCGCGCAGCGTTTCAAAAGGGGAAACTGAAGAAAGGCCTCATCATTCACTGA
- a CDS encoding putative elongation factor EF-G (encoded by transcript BESB_003350), giving the protein MARIEKAFSAFRRHSSLEVLRRGAQAPPPPYPSPLIASSPAASSSASVFPSSCLGGLTFQEVLARARALSSVSALAAASSSARCASASSLLFCLPSPRSLYAATGAASASAFASKHASSPPCAPARRARRAFASTPASEVRDSLCMLRNIGISAHIDSGKTTLTERILFYTGRIAAIHEVRGTDGVGAKMDSMELEREKGITIQSAATYCSWELKDPSAATARAAAPKAKGAPAPAPKSDQTYSINIIDTPGHVDFTIEVERALRVLDGAILVCCGVAGVQSQTLTVDRQMKRYSVPRLIFVNKLDRDGADPQRALVALRRKLGISTCPLQLPIGLEGRHRGVVDIIRRQALYFDGAFGEQVRVESEIPADLQAPLEAARSELLETLADLDDTFAEIYLEEGDEKCTEKQIDEAIRRVTIQRRFVPLLMGSAKGNKGIQPLLDAVCRYLPAPNEIPQVAYDQDKQEEEVPLVADPKKSLVALAFKIQELPVGQLTYLRLYQGRLRKGDSVVNVTTQKKSSPIKRILQMHADEAREVQQAVAGDIVAVSGLECNSGTTFTSDAASRLSLSSMFVPDPVVSLSVKVPKKDDQQRFAKALNRFQREDPTFRMTVDEESKETLISGMGELHLQIYLERMSREYRLSVETGEPKVNFRETVTQKTAFEYTHKKQSGGAGQYGKVEGYFEPITTDSEEIDANSPIEFRSELVGNDIPPNFIPSIEKGFRETAKKGFLSGHPIINMRVVLKGGKAHDVDSSDIAFRLAAAGALREFYEAACPIVLEPIMSVQVSVPAEFLAAGLGTISRRKGTVTNTTRQGDTVLLEAEVPLKNMFGYITDLRSCTQGQGAFTMDFDRYQPMLSTEQDELRASYQAQLQKGGK; this is encoded by the exons ATGGCGCGGATTGAGAAGGCTTTCTCGGCGTTCCGGCGGCACAGCAGCCTCGAGGttctccgccgaggcgcgcaggcgcctcctcctccttaTCCTTCTCCTCTCATTGCCTCTTCACCGGCCGCCagctcgtctgcctctgtgtTCCCTTCCTCTTGTTTAGGCGGCCTCACCTTCCAGGAGGTgctggcgcgtgcgcgggcgctgagcagcgtctccgcgctggcggcggcctcttcctccgcccgctgcgcctctgcttcgtctctgcttttctgcttgccttctccgcgttcgctttacgcggcgaccggcgcagcctctgcgtctgcctttgCTTCAAAACAtgcgtcctctccgccctgcgcgcctgcgcgccgtgcgcggcgggccttcgcctctACGCCGGCCTCTGAAGTCCGCGACAGCCTCTGCATGCTGCGTAACATTGGCATCAGCGCACACATCGACAGCGGGAAGACGACGCTCACCGAGCGCATTCTGTTCTACACAG GCCGGATTGCCGCCATCCACGAAGTCCGAGGCACTGACGGAGTCGGCGCCAAGATGGACAGCATGGAGCTCGAGCGAGAGAAAG GCATCACCATTCAGTCGGCGGCGACATACTGCTCGTGGGAGCTGAAGGATCCCTCTGCAGCGAccgcgcgtgccgccgcgcccaaggcgaaaggcgcgccggcgcccgcgcccaaGAGCGACCAGACGTACAGCATCAACATCATCGACACGCCTGGGCACGTGGACTTCACGATTGAAGTCGAGCGCGCCCTCCGAGTTCTCGACGGCGCGAttctcgtctgctgcggagtCGCCGGCGTCCAGAGCCAAACGCTGACTGTGGACAGGCAGATGAAGAG GTACTCAGTTCCGCGTCTTATCTTCGTCAATAAATTGGATCGTGACGGCGCAGATCCCCAGCGTgcgctcgtcgcccttcgccgGAAGCTTGGCATCAGCACATGCCCTCTGCAG TTGCCGATTGGCTTGGAGGGTCGCCATCGGGGTGTCGTGGACATCATtaggcggcaggcgctgtACTTCGACGGCGCGTTTGGCGAGCAGGTTCGCGTCGAGTCGGAGATCCCTGCGGACCTCCAGGCGCCTCTtgaggccgcgcgctcggAGCTGCTGGAGACGCTCGCTGACCTCGACGACACCTTCGCCGAGATCTAcctcgaggagggcgacgagaagTGTACGGAGAAGCAGATCGATGAGGCGATCCGAAGAGTCACGATTCAGCGACGCTTCGTGCCGCTGCTGATGGGCTCTGCCAAAGGCAACAAGGGCATCCAGCCTCTTCTCGATGCCGTCTGCAGATACCTCCCCGCGCCGA atGAGATTCCGCAGGTCGCCTACGACCAAGACAAGCAGGAAGAGGAGGTCCCGCTGGTCGCCGACCCGAAGAAGAGTCTCGTGGCCCTGGCCTTCAAAATTCAG GAGCTCCCTGTGGGTCAGCTGACGTATTTGCGGCTGTACCAGGGGCGTCTGCGGAAGGGTGACTCGGTGGTGAACGTCACCACGCAGAAAAAGTCCTCGCCAATCAAGCGCATTCTGCAGATgcacgccgacgaggcgcgcgaagtcCAGCAGGCTGTCGCGGGAGACATCGTCGCCGTCAGCGGACTCGAGTGCAACAGCGGCACGACCTTCACCTccgacgccgcctcgcgcctgtcCCTCAGCTCAATGTTCGTCCCCGACCCAgtcgtctcgctctccgtcAAAGTCCCGAAAAAGGACGACCAGCAGCGCTTCGCCAAAGCTCTGAATCGCTTCCAGAGAGAAGACCCCACGTTCAG AATGACCGTCGATGAGGAGTCGAAGGAGACCCTGATTTCGGGCATGGGCGAGCTGCACCTGCAGATCTATCTCGAGCGCATGAGCCGCGAATATCGGCTGTCCGTGGAGACGGGCGAGCCGAAGGTTAACTTCCGCGAAACTGTCACGCAGAAAACTGCCTTCGAATATACACACAAGAAACAatctggaggcgcaggccagTATGGCAAGGTTGAAGGCTACTTCGAGCCCATCACAaccgacagcgaggagatCGACGCGAACTCGCCGATCGAATTCCGTAGCGAACTG GTCGGGAACGACATTCCGCCAAACTTCATTCCCAGCATCGAGAAAGGCTTCCGCGAGACTGCCAAGAAGGGCTTTCTCTCGGGGCATCCAATCATCAACATGCGCGTCGTGCTCAAGGGCGGAAAGGCACACGATGTCGATTCCTCAGATATCgctttccgcctcgctgccgccggcgccctcag GGAGTTCTACGAGGCCGCCTGTCCCATCGTCCTGGAGCCCATCATGTCCGTGCAGGTTTCGGTCCCTGCAGAGTTTCTGGCGGCGGGCCTGGGCACAATTAGCCGCAGGAAGGGGACTGTGACAAACACCACTCGCCAGGGAGATACGGTGCTCCTGGAGGCAGAAGTCCCGTTGAAAAACATGTTTGGCTACATCACTGATCTGCGGTCCTGCACGCAAGGCCAGGGGGCATTCACCATGGACTTTGATCGCTACCAGCCGATGCTGTCGACTGAGCAAGACGAACTCCGCGCGTCATaccaggcgcagctgcagaaaggCGGCAAGTAA
- a CDS encoding hypothetical protein (encoded by transcript BESB_003360): MSVAGAAAPLGVKGRSIWAGMGAFLKQRTGRLWDSFYYSQSSTKYVMCFLFPAGIFYTRFRADTKLGYHVFINEESIYPDYSHKYFDTKWTNGRKLYLSDETTVAQLKAQIYGPNEVPADVKVACRGRVFEDTDNVAMAVRAFCKRDPRLLLFKDEL; this comes from the exons ATGTCAGTCGctggagctgcagcgcccctCGGCGTCAAGGGTCGATCAATCTGGGCAGGCATGGGTGCTTTCCTCAAGCAGCGCACGGGGCGCCTCTGGGACAGCTTCTACTACTCGCAAAGCAGCACAAAATATGTCATGTGCTTCCTCTTCCCCGCTGGAATCTTCTACACCCGCTTCCGCGCCGACACCAAACTCGG CTACCACGTTTTTATCAACGAGGAGAGCATCTATCCGGACTACTCGCACAAGTACTTTGACACCAAATGGACGAACGGCCGCAAGCTATACCTGAGCGACGAGACGACGGTCGCGCAGCTCAAGGCGCAGATCTACGGGCCTAATGAAGTCCCAGCAGACGTGAaagtcgcctgccgcggacgcgtcttCGAGGACACCGACAACGTCGCCATGGCcgtccgcgccttctgcaagcgcgacccgcgcctcctcctcttcaagGACGAGCTCTGA
- a CDS encoding microneme protein MIC13 (encoded by transcript BESB_003370) produces MQCANEFGNYFSCLGAINPNKTFHSTANSELLNLIKSDVERSCSPIQASADKFCDGARRGSVARKALFSPRSSGAAIASLMYEARSICKDNCGGERQCPGGRSETKGEAIKQHLTKEAELKKVFDSQAKPCPNICVPTSMNPPVTRCVVALRASVLTSAQEQSHAAAGEAELMGRCPWR; encoded by the exons ATGCAGTGCGCCAACGAATTTGGTAACTATTTCTCGTGCTTGGGTGCCATCAACCCCAACAAGACCTTCCACTCCACCGCGAACTCGGAGCTCCTCAACCTCATTAAGAGTGACGTAGAGAGATCCTGCAGTCCCATCCAAGCTAGTGCGGACAAATTCTGCGATGGCGCCCGGCGAGGGTCAGTCGCCCGGAAAGCTCTTTTCAGTCCGAGAAGCAGTGGCGCTGCTATA GCAAGTCTAATGTACGAAGCCAGAAGCATCTGCAAGGATaactgcggaggcgaaagacaATGTCCCGGCGGACGCTCAG AGACTAAAGGCGAAGCAATAAAACAACATCTCACAAAGGAGGCAGAGCTTAAGAAGGTGTTTGActcgcaggcgaagccgTGCCCTAATATTTGCGTCCCCACGTCTATGAATCCTCCAGT GACGCGGTGCGTGGTGGCGCTGAGAGCTAGTGTGCTGACGAGTGCACAGGAACAgtcgcatgcggcggcgggcgaagcA GAGTTGATGGGCCGCTGTCCGTGGAGGTAG